One Anser cygnoides isolate HZ-2024a breed goose chromosome 4, Taihu_goose_T2T_genome, whole genome shotgun sequence genomic region harbors:
- the LOC106046071 gene encoding low-density lipoprotein receptor-related protein 2-like, producing MGRPPPLRLLLVLAALLPPPGARRAPPAGPPCAASRQAACGAGCIPVPWLCDGERQCPDGTDETCDAPCGGDPHAWQCDDGRCVSSSWRCDGAADCPDGSDEQDCVCGAKKLQCPGTHHCIPHWELCDRHQDCEDGWDEEGCPQQPCLPGQWQCRNRVCIMAEWKCNGVDDCGDSSDEDVCAPCPAGMVRCDEGKCILESLMCNDEDDCLDGTDEPSTCGRSCFVRNGGCAETCADTHWGVQCSCGAGWVLQADGQSCADVDECSLEYSPCSQLCRNTPGAFSCSCLEGYTLRHGTICEVADNSTQLLVAVGEDLALLDVRTQAYRPLLSTETEPRALVYDLLRETYYWLTEEGELCAHHPGKGAQLLYADAGEVNSISVDWFTGQLYWASSHPAAICAGLGDGRGYVTVLGKDVAPEQLTVYPAARSMYWVNRGQKGRTVIAAAGMDGSNRRELTVVSMEEPVGLSLDHVAGRLYWISEYKESIETLQVDGSGRHSFPSVLRSHTEPLGLAVFESRFFWADGTELVSASRASPQEHAVLLRAPVSAFTVLHVLQQPPRDTAACAPGLCSHLCLLSPVHPRGYKCACPEGLYLLPSGKCAELSIAYSSGTAISLVQVGPGPRSRRVQEWREPLHLQDVDWQRAVLYGTDDRGTLLRVVGHPGRRETIVTGLPVCSARVDIRSGNLYWLACNRRDIGVTQAPDMTPHILHRARGSIQHLFLDWQRGALYWLARGQPLQQLSLAGGDPRDAWNETWPRELPVAMDSRAFSLLWSSALGLRALSLTKRQAVTLAPSWPHGLVAAFEPYLVSVNKTSLLLWDRRTLALVLSVPAEGVQGAVAFVDLELPAVPAPVPTSRGPALPLHPPTTTTSRTSTTTAPRASPTTTSAWPPTSTTRPPPRKTTAVPATTAPTTTSQSAPTKTTPAPAATTTTSQPTPTTTSAPATTQTAPPRATTSTATTSTATTARSVPAKPAAPRLTTTTQHPTVPARVEPSVPPAQPSPARPLTAVPRLSCPRTHVPCRDGTECVAQEYVCDGEKDCADGSDEDGCAQLCDTPGAFRCVSGAVCVGAGERCDGVPQCPDASDEAGCWSPTQDCALRCDAATRCVPESWLCDGHADCLDRADEQHCAPKECSPAEFPCRSGQCVAVSLRCDGDRDCRDGSDEEGCAVPRPLLCRAGEVACPHSRQCVPEAWRCDGAADCEDGTDEEGCPREEGLCRDQQWGCSRGHECVPKAWQCDGEADCTDGSDEAGCQPAPCPSHEYPCGLGVCLNVSLVCSGQQDCVNGSDEGGNCSLPCQLRCSQLCHPSPQGPRCWCAPGYRLAEDGLTCVDIDECTEWGERACSQTCLNAPGSYSCGCLAGYLLEPDGHVCKLSGPEPMLLVAVQSEVLSYGLRSGHEEVLLATDKERIVFSLDYDLAERKVFWMDLATESICWQGLDSGKKGTLVKGVRSDCIAVDWLGRNLYWTDGAAGQVLATRLGAAWRGKPEYTVVLDGDMDQPHSLVLQPLAGMLYWSEVGSLPRLMEATMDGSRRHVLLAQGLGWPTALALDLPASRIFWLDEKLSSVGSARLDGTDVKVLQLGWVRSPFAAAVCEGQLYWSEGKTWSVQQVDKATGKNRTVLLKRHGQPHGLQVMHPALRPAAPNPCAARGCSHLCLLSARHSGQCRCPPGLTLAADETTCLPLHDSAFALLVSPAAVMQVYLKDLPTKATSHGLPPHRALPLAKVGRLTAVDYGVKDKSLYFAEVGGGSIGLLRLKDSGRLSWKQAVAVEGTVSSLALDWLSGNLYWIGGQPASIHVAAPGGRWALVLLSEGLQGAAWLALCPRASTMCFVTAAGRRGPGAAVECAAMDGTGRRALWRRARSPAGLAFGGAGTRLYWADRERGAIGSIELDGSHFRLVREGLHGLSLFAIGDGFLLWTTASTNGSSKVWHSRLEQAKSWWFPMEQELVALRIYSQVSQEGTHGCAKSNGGCSQLCLPNPTGRQCRCSLGYRLVREVTCVLAPPCPAPLRACADLQSCISREQVCDGHPNCADGSDESGCPSVEPKTQVHVVVAPSGTSHAEEEKPAVPSAAPVPQQSVPSLPAAPGPREHEEPFLVTPNTEEVLGAVPCSSETCNLRGDCAIEAGRVTCHCALGYRGDYCEEAEVQPVAGPIALGVAVLLLLAAAAVGALAYMRRQDRRRRTSSTASTRVLTLYHRESDPEEEDEEEEELPPKSDTFVNEAYDGKEELPAALRKGPPRPDPVFP from the exons atgggccgccccccgccgctccGCCTGCTCCTCGTCCTCGCCGCCCTCCTGCCGCCTCCCGGGGCCCGCCGTGCCc cccccgccggccccccgtGTGCTGCCTCGCGTCAGGCCGCCTGCGGGGCCGGCTGCATCCCCGTGCCCTGGCTCTGCGACGGAGAGCGGCAGTGTCCCGACGGGACGGACGAGACCTGCG ATGCTCCCTGCGGCGGGGACCCCCACGCGTGGCAGTGCGACGACGGCCGGTGTGTTTCCAGCAGCTGGCGTTGCGACGGCGCTGCCGACTGCCCGGACGGCTCTGACGAGCAGGACTGCG TGTGCGGGGCGAAGAAGCTGCAGTGTCCCGGCACTCACCACTGCATCCCGCACTGGGAGCTGTGCGACCGGCACCAGGACTGCGAGGACGGCTGGGACGAGgagggctgtccccagcagccctgcctgcccgggCAGTGGCAGTGCAGGAACAGGGTGTGCATCATGGCCGAGTGGAAGTGCAACGGGGTCGACGACTGCGGCGATTCCTCGGATGAAGACGTCTGTG CCCCCTGCCCAGCCGGCATGGTGAGGTGCGACGAGGGGAAGTGCATCCTGGAGTCTCTGATGTGCAACGATGAGGATGACTGCCTGGACGGCACCGATGAGCCCAGCACGTGTG GACGGAGCTGCTTTGTGCGCAACGGGGGCTGTGCAGAGACGTGTGCTGACACCCACTGGGGCGTGCAGTGCTCGTGCGGGGccggctgggtgctgcaggctgaCGGGCAGAGCTGTGCCG ATGTAGACGAGTGCTCCTTGGAGTACAGCCCCTGCAGTCAGCTGTGTAGGAACACCCCGGGCGCTttcagctgctcctgcctcGAGGGCTATACGCTGCGCCACGGCACCATCTGCGAAGTGGCAG ACAACTCGACGCAGCTCCTGGTGGCCGTTGGGGAGGACCTGGCTCTTCTGGACGTGCGGACTCAGGCTTACCGGCCCCTGCTCTCCACTGAGACTGAGCCCCGTGCCCTGGTGTACGACTTGCTCCGGGAAACCTACTACTGGCTGACGGAAGAGGGCGAGCTCTGCGCCCACCACCCGGGGAAGGGTGCACAGCTTCTCTACGCAG atgcTGGGGAGGTGAACAGCATCTCCGTGGACTGGTTCACAGGGCAGCTGTACTGGGCCAGCAGCCACCCTGCGGCCATCTGTGCGGGGCTGGGTGACGGCCGGGGCTACGTGACGGTGCTGGGGAAGGATGTGGCCCCAGAACAGCTGACGGTGTATCCAGCTGCCAG GTCCATGTACTGGGTCAACCGTGGGCAGAAGGGCCGGACGGTCATCGCTGCAGCTGGCATGGATGGCTCAAACCGCCGGGAGCTCACGGTGGTGTCCATGGAGGAGcctgtggggctgagcctggACCACGTGGCCGGCAGGCTGTACTGGATCAGCGAGTACAAGGag TCCATCGAGACGCTGCAGGTGGATGGCAGCGGGCGCCACTCCTTTCCCTCCGTCCTGCGGAGCCACACGGAGCCGCTGGGCCTGGCTGTGTTCGAGAGCCGGTTCTTCTGGGCCGACGGCACCGAGCTGGTGTCCGCCAGCCGGGCCTCTCCCCAGGAGCACGCCGTGCTGCTCCGGGCCCCGGTCTCGGCTTTCACTGTTCTGcacgtgctgcagcagccaccac GGGATACCGCTGCTTGTGCTCCGGGCCTGTGCAGTCACCTCTGCCTCCTGTCCCCTGTGCACCCTCGGGGCTACAAGTGTGCCTGTCCGGAGGGCCTCTACCTCCTGCCCTCAGGGAAGTGCGCAG AGCTGTCCATCGCCTACTCCTCAGGGACAGCCATCTCCCTGGTGCAGGTGGGCCCCGGGCCACGCAGCCGACGAGTGCAGGAGTGGCGGGAGCCCCTCCACCTGCAGGACGTGGACTGGCAGAGGGCAGTGCTCTACGGGACAGATGACAGGGGGACGCTGCTGCGTGTCGTGGGGCACCCCGGGAGGAGAGAAACCATCGTCACCGGGCTGCCAG TCTGCTCCGCCCGCGTGGACATCCGCTCAGGGAACCTGTACTGGCTGGCGTGTAACCGGAGGGACATCGGGGTGACCCAGGCGCCCGACATGACCCCGCACATCCTGCACCGTGCTCGCGGCAGCATCCAGCACCTCTTCTTGGACTGGCAGCGGGGGGCTCTGTACTGGCTGGCTcgtgggcagcccctgcagcagctcagcctggcTGGGGGCGACCCGCGGGATGCCTGGAACGAGACGTGGCCCAGAGAGCTGCCCGTGGCCATGGATAGCAGGGCCTTCAGTCTGCTCTGGAGCTCAGCCCTGG gcctgagggcactgagcctGACCAAACGGCAAGCAGTCACCCTGGCACCCAGCTGGCCCCACGGTCTCGTGGCTGCCTTCGAGCCGTACCTGGTGTCCGTTAACAAGACgtctctgctgctctgggacCGGAGGACGCTGGCCCTCGTGCTGTCTGTGCCAGCAGAAGGCGTGCAGGGAGCGGTGGCCTTCGTGGACTTGGAGTTGCCTGCAG TGCCTGCGCCAGTGCCAACAAGCAGAGGGCCTGCGCTGCCACTCCATCCACCCACGACCACTACATCGAGGACAAGCACGACCACTGCTCCAAGGGCAAGCCCAACCACCACGTCCGCTTGGCCTCCCACCTCCACCACACGACCTCCACCACGCAAGACCACCGCTGTGCCCGCCACCACAGCGCCGACCACCACCAGCCAGTCCGCGCCAACCAAAACCACCCCTGCACCagccgccaccaccaccaccagccagCCCACCCCAACCACGACCTCTGCGCCGGCCACCACCCAGACCGCTCCGCCCAGGGCCACCACGAGCACCGCCACCACGAGCACCGCCACCACCGCTCGGTCCGTGCCAGCCAAGCCCGCCGCCCCACGGCTAACTACAACCACGCAGCACCCAACCGTCCCTGCGCGGGTGGAGCCCAGCGTCCCGcccgcccagcccagccccgcacGCCCCCTCACCGCGGTCCCCCGTCTCTCCTGCCCTCGCACACACGTGCCCTGCCGTGACGGCACCGAGTGCGTGGCCCAGGAGTACGTGTGTGACGGGGAGAAGGACTGCGCGGACGGCTCTGACGAGGACGGCTGTGCCCAGCTCTGCGACACCCCAG GGGCCTTCCGCTGCGTGAGCGGCGCCGTGTGCGTCGGGGCTGGCGAGCGCTGCGACGGGGTGCCGCAGTGCCCCGATGCCTCGGACGAGGCGGGCTGCTGGAGCCCCACGCAGGACTGCGCCCTGCGCTGCGACGCTGCCACCCGCTGCGTCCCCGAGAGCTGGCTGTGCGACGGCCACGCCGACTGCCTGGACCGTGCCGACGAGCAGCACTGCG CGCCCAAGGAGTGCAGCCCAGCCGAGTTCCCCTGCCGCAGCGGGCAGTGCGTGGCCGTGTCCCTGCGCTGCGACGGGGACCGAGACTGCCGGGACGGATCGGACGAGGAGGGCTGTGCCGTGCCGCGGCCCCTGCTGTGCCGCGCGGGCGAGGTGGCGTGTCCCCACAGCAGGCAGTGCGTGCCGGAGGCCTGGCGCTGCGACGGGGCCGCCGACTGCGAGGACGGCACGGATGAGGAG ggctgtccCAGGGAGGAAGGGCTGTGCCGTGACCAGCAGTGGGGCTGCTCCCGGGGCCACGAGTGCGTCCCCAAGGCCTGGCAGTGCGACGGAGAGGCTGACTGCACGGACGGCAGCGACGAGGCCGGCT GCCAGCCCGCTCCGTGTCCGAGCCACGAGTACCCCTGCGGGCTGGGGGTCTGCCTGAACGTATCCCTGGTGTGCAGCGGGCAGCAGGACTGCGTGAACGGCTCGGATGAGGGGGGGaactgctccctgccctgccagctaCGCTGCTCACAGCTCTGCCACCCCTCACCCCAGGGCCCT CGGTGCTGGTGTGCCCCGGGCTATCGGCTGGCCGAGGATGGCCTGACCTGCGTGGACATAGATGAGTGCACGGAGTGGGGTGAGCGAGCCTGCAGCCAGACCTGCCTCAATGCCCCGGGGTCCTACAGCTGCGGCTGCCTTGCTGGCTACCTGCTGGAGCCCGACGGCCACGTCTGCAAGCTGAGTG GACCAGAGCCCATGTTGCTGGTGGCCGTGCAATCGGAGGTGCTGTCCTACGGCCTGCGGAGCGGGCATGAGGAGGTGCTGCTGGCCACCGACAAGGAGCGCATCGTCTTCTCGCTCGACTACGACCTGGCAGAGAGGAAAGTTTTCTGGATGGACCTGGCCACGGAGAGCATCTGCTGGCAGGGCCTCGACTCGGGCAAGAAGGGCACGTTGGTGAAAG GTGTGAGATCAGACTGTATCGCTGTGGACTGGCTCGGGAGGAACCTGTACTGGACGGacggggcagcagggcaggtgcTGGCCACTCGTCTGGGGGCTGCCTGGCGAGGGAAACCAGAGTACACCGTGGTGCTGGATGGAGACATGGACCAGCCCCACTCCctggtgctccagcctctggcAGG GATGCTGTACTGGTCAGAGGTGGGCAGCCTCCCCCGCCTGATGGAGGCCACCATGGACGGGAGCCGGCGGCACGTGCTGCTGgcgcaggggctgggctggcccaCAGCACTGGCCCTTGACCTCCCCGCCTCAAGGATCTTCTGGCTGGATGAGAAACTGAGCAGCGTGGGTTCTGCACGTCTGGACGGCACTGACGTGAAG gtgctgcagctgggctgggtcCGGAGCCCTTTTGCAGCGGCAGTGTGCGAGGGGCAGCTCTACTGGTCAGAGGGGAAGACGTGGTCGGTGCAGCAGGTGGACAAGGCTACTGGCAAGAACAGGACCGTGCTGCTCAAGCGACACGGGCAGCCCCACGGCCTCCAG GTGATGCACCCAGCCCTGCGCCCGGCGGCCCCTAACCCGTGCGCAGCGCGTGGCTGCTCCCACCTGTGTCTGCTGAGCGCCCGGCACTCCGGGCAGTGCCGCTGCCCTCCTGGGCTGACCCTGGCTGCCGATGAGACCacctgcctgcccctccacgACTCGGCCTTCGCCCTCCTGGTGTCACCGGCAGCCGTGATGCAG GTCTACCTGAAGGACCTTCCCACAAAGGCTACATCCCACGGCCTCCCTCCGCACCGGGCCCTGCCCCTGGCCAAGGTGGGACGCCTGACTGCCGTTGACTACGGggtgaaggacaaaagcctgtACTTCGCAGAGGTGGGGGGCGGCTCCATCGGGCTGCTGCGCCTGAAGGACTCGGGCCGGCTCTCCTGGAAGCAGGCGGTGGCTGTGGAGGGCACGGTGTCCTCCCTGGCCCTGGACTGGCTGAGCGGAAACCTGTACTGGATCGGGGGGCAGCCAGCCAGCATCCACGTGGCTGCGCCCGGTGGGCGCTGggccctggtgctgctcagcgaggggctgcagggggctgcctGGCTGGCGCTCTGCCCTCGCGCGTCCACCATGTGCTTTGTCAccgcggcggggaggcgggggcCTGGAGCCGCAGTGGAGTGCGCGGCCATGGACGGCACCGGCCGCAGAGCGCTCTGGAGGAGAGCCCGGTCTCCTGCTGGCCTTGCCTTTGGGGGTGCTGGTACCAGGCTGTACTGGGCAGACCGGG AGAGGGGTGCGATCGGCAGCATTGAGCTGGATGGCTCCCACTTCCGTCTGGTGCGGGAAGGGCTGCATGGCCTCTCTCTCTTTGCCATCGGAGACGGCTTTCTGCTCTGGACCACAGCCTCAACTAACG GCTCCAGCAAGGTCTGGCACAGCCGACTGGAGCAGGCTAAGAGCTGGTGGTTCCCgatggagcaggagctggtAGCCTTGAGGATTTACAGCCAGGTCTCACAAGAAG GCACCCACGGCTGTGCGAAGAGCaatgggggctgcagccagctctgcctgcccaACCCCACGGGACGGCAGTGCCGCTGCTCCCTCGGGTACCGCCTGGTGCGCGAGGTGACCTGCGTGCTGGCCCCAccgtgcccggccccgctgcgggcTTGTGCTGACCTCCAGAGCTGCATCTCCAGAGAGCAGGTCTGCGACGGGCACCCCAACTGTGCTGATGGCTCCGATGAGTCGGGCT GCCCCTCTGTGGAGCCGAAGACACAGGTTCACGTGGTGGTGGCACCATCAGGTACCTCCCATGCGGAAGAGGAGAAACCAGCCGTGCCCTCAGCCGCACCTGTGCCTCAGCAGTctgtccccagcctgcctgcagcccccggccctcGGGAGCATGAAGAACCCTTCCTGGTAACCCCCAACAccgaggaggtgctgggggccgTGCCGTGCAGCAGCGAGACGTGTAACCTGCGCGGGGACTGCGCCATCGAGGCTGGGCGGGTGACGTGTCACTGCGCCCTGGGCTACCGCGGGGACTACTGCGAGGAGGCCGAGGTGCAGCCGGTGGCAGGACCCATCGCCCTGGGGGTGGccgtgctcctgctgctggctgcggcTGCTGTGGGCGCCCTGGCCTACATGCGGAGGCAGGACAGGCGGAGGAG GACCTCGAGCACCGCTTCCACCCGCGTGCTGACTCTGTACCACCGTGAAAGTGACCCCgaggaagaggatgaggaggaggaagagcttCCCCCCAAAAGCGATACCTTTGTGAACGAAGCTTATGACGGGAAAGAG GAGCTGCCGGCCGCACTTAGGAAGGGACCGCCTCGCCCTGATCCTGTATTTCCATAA
- the CLDN23 gene encoding claudin-23, translated as MRTPKAMIVGLVLCPCGLLLTLVGTMTPSWRQVSLVPEQPSDLVLEQGIWDLCSERQSSHDRRCGQVDELGYFEEVPVQVARGLMPTSLVLTLLGLVVASLGVRCWQEEPRHPVAGAAGLVLLLSGLLSLVPVSWYTHELWALPAASGSTLAAGYSLVLSYLGSCLEILGGLALTFSFHRCCKKCRAPKYPPSPVREPGPLSTAGAYSNPWDVLEDERDGRPWKSTLPCDSDL; from the coding sequence ATGAGGACGCCGAAGGCGATGATCGTGGGCCTGGTGCTGTGCCCCTGCGGGCTCCTGCTGACGCTGGTAGGCACAATGACGCCCAGCTGGAGGCAGGTGAGCCTCGTGCCCGAGCAGCCCTCCGACCTCGTCTTGGAGCAGGGCATCTGGGACCTGTGCAGCGAGAGGCAGAGCAGCCACGACCGCCGCTGCGGGCAGGTAGACGAGCTGGGCTACTTCGAGGAGGTGCCCGTGCAGGTGGCCCGAGGGCTGATGCCCACCTCGCTGGTGCTCACCCTCCTGGGCTTGGTGGTGGCCAGCCTGGGGGTgcgctgctggcaggaggagccccGGCACCCggtggctggggcagcagggctcGTGCTGCTCCTCTCGGGGCTGCTGAGCCTTGTACCTGTCTCCTGGTACACCCACGAGCTgtgggcactgcctgcagcgTCCGGCAGCACGCTGGCTGCGGGTTACAGCTTGGTGCTGAGCTACCTGGGGAGCTGTCTGGAGATCCTGGGGGGGCTGGCCCTCACCTTCAGTTTCCACCGCTGCTGCAAGAAGTGCAGggcccccaaatacccccccagccctgtgcgGGAGCCTGGGCCACTCTCCACCGCCGGTGCCTACAGCAACCCCTGGGACGTGCTGGAGGACGAGCGAGACGGGCGGCCCTGGAAGAGCACCCTGCCTTGTGACTCCGACCTGTAG